The following proteins come from a genomic window of Lolium rigidum isolate FL_2022 chromosome 5, APGP_CSIRO_Lrig_0.1, whole genome shotgun sequence:
- the LOC124654981 gene encoding histone-lysine N-methyltransferase ASHH3-like: MSSPATVEPEQVFHVLTEALKDPADFIDFDLPSALKEWKLGYYTPIKRNVYLTKKRVEDDGIFCSCSLSLETSVTCGKDCQCGMLFSCCSSNCKCQNNCANKSFQLRPLTKTKLIKTEKCGFGLVAEDEIKKGEFVIEYVGEVIDNRTCEERLWKMKRQRYTNFYLCEVSSNMVIDATNKGNKSRFINHSCEPNTEMQKWTVDGETRVGIFSLRDIEKGEELTYDYKFVQFGADQDCHCGSSNCRKMVGASKSVNSFVLHNGNSGSSQDQYDMKKRKTTSDNCIGEIIRLWHRREKMYVPAVVHDYNEYTGMHTLLLDEETTEDFDMREEDWDFLPRPEDPDEE; this comes from the exons ATGTCTTCCCCAGCTACGGTG GAACCTGAGCAGGTGTTTCATGTATTGACCGAGGCGCTGAAAGATCCTGCAGATTTTATAGATTTTGATCTGCCGTCTGCATTGAAAGAATGGAAGTTGGGCTACTACACACCAATCAAGCGGA atgtttatcttactaagAAACGGGTTGAAGATGATGGCATTTTCTGTTCCTGCTCTCTTTCATTGGAAACATCGGTTACTTGTGGAAAAGATTGTCAATGcgg GATGCTGTTCTCTTGTTGTTCATCAAACTGTAAATGTCAGAACAACTGTGCGAATAAATCTTTCCAGCTCCGACCTCTGACAAAAACAAAATTGATTAAG ACAGAGAAATGTGGCTTTGGATTGGTAGCTGAGGACGAAATAAAGAAAGGAGAATTTGTTATAGAATATGTAGGAGAAG TTATTGATAACAGAACTTGTGAGGAAAGACTATGGAAAATGAAGAGACAGCGGTACACTAACTTTTATCTTTGTGAGGTCAGTAGCAATATGgtcattgatgcaacaaacaaggGAAACAAGTCCAGGTTTATCAATCATAGTTGTGAACCAAACACAGAGATGCAGAAATG GACTGTAGATGGAGAGACCAGAGTTGGAATTTTTTCTCTTCGCGACATAGAGAAAGGGGAAGAGCTGACCTATGACTATAA GTTTGTCCAGTTTGGAGCAGATCAAGATTGTCATTGTGGATCTTCAAACTGCAGAAAAATGGTTGGTGCATCTAAGTCGGTCAACTCATTTGTCCTACACAATGGCAACtcgggaagctcacaagatcagtATGATATGAAGAAAAGAAAGACAACCTCAGATAATTGTATTGGGGAGATCATCCGTTTGTGGCACCGTCGGGAAAAAAT GTATGTCCCAGCAGTTGTGCATGATTATAATGAGTACACCGGAATGCATACT TTACTGCTTGATGAAGAAActactgaagattttgatatgAGAGAGGAAGATTGGGACTTCCTACCG